Proteins encoded by one window of Musa acuminata AAA Group cultivar baxijiao chromosome BXJ2-9, Cavendish_Baxijiao_AAA, whole genome shotgun sequence:
- the LOC103973955 gene encoding uncharacterized protein LOC103973955, with product MARDRIASSSRGFGLRVSFISFWICFLPSISLAYRPGDIVPMSKAGQYHASRTSWYDVIGRHCPIFAVNREVLIPISKPTGFTGADPYKISFQVGHEKFYVPWLYVINRKSSEVPLIDFHLRYSGNDLHGVTAKVIDMPHHYIEVHPDIRKHFWDPQNWPKYVLVRYTWEEQSEIDVAGGFYVLFGSGLAVSFILAIYVLQSSKEKLTRFVRENVAETSMPGGVAKVE from the exons ATGGCCCGAGATCGGATCGCCTCTTCCTCCCGTGGGTTCGGTCTTCGGGTCTCCTTCATCTCCTTTTGGATCTGCTTCCTTCCCTCGATCTCGCTCGCTTACAGGCCGGGGGACATCGTCCCTATGAGCAAGGCGGGGCAGTACCATGCG TCGAGAACCAGCTGGTACGATGTTATCGGCCGCCACTGCCCCATTTTTGCGGTTAATAGGGAG GTGTTGATTCCGATTTCGAAGCCTACTGGTTTCACGGGTGCTGATCCGTATAAGAT ATCTTTTCAAGTTGGCCATGAAAAGTTCTATGTTCCATGGCTTTACGTTATAAACAGGAAAAGCTCTGAAGTCCCACTAATTGATTTCCATTTG AGGTACTCTGGAAATGATTTACATGGTGTCACAGCTAAAGTTATAGATATGCCTCATCACT ATATTGAGGTTCATCCAGACATACGCAAGCATTTTTGGGATCCCCAAAATTGGCCAAAGTATGTGCTTGTGAGATACACATG GGAGGAGCAGTCAGAGATAGATGTTGCAGGGGGTTTCTATGTATTGTTTGGATCAG GTCTAGCTGTCTCCTTTATTCTGGCAATTTATGTTTTGCAATCATCTAAAGAGAAACTAACAAG GTTCGTGAGGGAGAATGTTGCAGAAACCAGTATGCCTGGAGGAGTAGCAAAGGTTGAATGA
- the LOC103973960 gene encoding extra-large guanine nucleotide-binding protein 2-like yields the protein MGDKTTLARARQELENLYLGVPDDSVDLSFKDLTSFQATMSPIHEEPKAAVTKSPSLDFAKGLRGTKSGSDSAAEHELRRERLARGSFMTRNGISSAAVMAGTGQADAVSVVSMASAVGGETGRRRRPGIPHSNICTLCSVYIYVFRHRCLVCGRVYCRDCVGIGMGDMSEGRKCVECLGRRFSQRYIKRAGHAWCCWRYPSRVKLQELKWAEKGPRRSGERRYRSQAVSAVGPRLLHASRSGSPSVAATPRPPAAATPGRFGISHDSSVVSFMRSPSPHGFPL from the exons ATGGGAGACAAGACGACCCTCGCGAGGGCGAGGCAAGAGCTGGAGAATCTTTACCTCGGAGTACCGGACGACTCCGTCGACCTCAGTTTCAAGGACCTCACCAGCTTCCAAGCCACCATGTCGCCGATCCACGAGGAACCAAAGGCGGCGGTGACCAAGTCGCCGAGTCTCGACTTCGCCAAGGGCCTGCGGGGAACGAAGAGCGGCAGCGACAGCGCGGCGGAGCATGAGCTGCGCCGGGAACGCCTCGCGCGTGGCAGCTTCATGACGAGGAACGGCATTAGCTCTGCTGCTGTGATGGCTGGGACCGGTCAAGCTGACGCTGTTAGTGTAGTGAGCATGGCGAGTGCAGTGGGAGGAGAGACAGGGAGAAGAAGGCGCCCCGGCATTCCTCACTCAAATATTTGTACTCTGTGCAGCGTCTACATCTACGTGTTCCGGCATCGGTGCTTG GTTTGTGGAAGAGTGTATTGCAGGGACTGTGTCGGCATTGGGATGGGAGACATGTCTGAAGGAAGGAAATGTGTGGAGTGCCTCGGAAGAAGATTCAGCCAAAG GTACATCAAGAGGGCAGGGCATGCATGGTGTTGCTGGCGATACCCGAGCAGAGTGAAGCTCCAAGAGCTCAAGTGGGCGGAGAAGGGGCCGAGGAGGAGCGGCGAGAGGCGATATCGGAGCCAGGCGGTGTCGGCGGTGGGCCCGAGACTACTGCACGCGTCGAGATCAGGAAGCCCTTCTGTGGCCGCGACGCCGAGGCCGCCAGCTGCTGCTACTCCCGGCCGCTTCGGCATCAGCCATGACTCCTCCGTTGTGAGCTTCATGCGCTCACCCAGTCCTCATGGGTTTCCCCTTTGA
- the LOC103973961 gene encoding uncharacterized serine-rich protein C215.13 — protein MLSSSSDLPKSSLQIKEDDKFYGRLLSKESSAANRSLRAYYGVATVAVPFVWESQPGTPKHSSSAAAMPPLTPPPSYLYSPRSTSSTKNPKSGGFIRTMLPMLSLRKAKAPMASSSSSSSSVSLSSSSVSSSPSSSASGRSRHSRRPSSPQSSYLWSRADDEGSDDGSPTTILCFGTRHRVAGRPCP, from the coding sequence ATGCTCTCCAGCAGCTCAGATCTCCCCAAGAGCTCCCTGCAGATAAAGGAGGATGACAAGTTCTATGGCAGGTTGCTCTCCAAGGAGAGCTCAGCGGCCAACCGTTCCTTGAGAGCCTACTACGGAGTGGCCACTGTGGCTGTGCCTTTCGTGTGGGAGTCTCAGCCCGGGACACCCAAGCACAGCAGCTCCGCCGCTGCCATGCCTCCCCTCACACCTCCCCCCTCCTACTTGTACAGCCCCAGGAGCACGAGCTCCACCAAGAACCCCAAATCCGGCGGCTTCATCCGCACCATGCTCCCCATGCTCAGCCTGAGGAAGGCCAAGGCGCCCATGGCGTCATCATCATCCTCTTCCTCGTCCGTCTCCTTGTCCTCCTCGTCGGTGTCGTCGTCCCCTTCGTCGTCCGCGTCTGGGCGGTCCAGACACAGCAGAAGGCCATCGAGCCCGCAGTCGTCGTACTTGTGGTCGAGGGCCGATGACGAGGGGTCCGACGACGGGTCCCCGACGACGATCTTGTGCTTCGGTACGCGACACAGGGTTGCCGGCCGGCCATGCCCATGA
- the LOC103973954 gene encoding tRNA (guanine(26)-N(2))-dimethyltransferase, translated as MAAIPAFSLCSPLPLSPRPRRAPIAPRRPTALANTLEAERGVEFETGDSFFRRESAVGRDLGVLSAALHRRSLPPGGGLRVLDAMCGCGVRSLRYLAQAGAAFVWANDASEGCRPLILSNLSGHPRVSPQGDRSWVVTHLDANRVLAENYLRKEFFDLVDVDCFGSDSSFMRLAIATIRKGGLLYVTSTDGYSSGGHRPHCSLASYGAYVRPMPFSNEVGLRMLIGGALREAAALGYHISPLFSFYSYHGPVFRVMLQVDRGQLHEKSRYGFLSYCHGCGNSQTFSWEELGQISCACRKGEISKSVVVSGPLWTGPLHDVTHVTDMLQLATEWGWACTNRNEVDLEKLLNQMIEEGDPRLPPGYIKLDEIASRGKMNSPPLSTLINTLQEEGYVASRSHIAPNAIKTNCPITECIQFARRLRCSTSNRRPHTTKWIM; from the exons ATGGCGGCCATCCCCGCCTTCTCCCTTTGTTCCCCTCTTCCCCTCTCCCCCAGGCCTAGAAGAGCACCAATCGCGCCCCGTCGGCCGACGGCCCTCGCCAACACCTTGGAGGCTGAGCGCGGCGTCGAGTTCGAGACGGGCGACTCCTTCTTCCGCCGTGAGAGCGCCGTCGGCCGCGACCTCGGCGTCCTCTCTGCCGCCCTCCATAGGCGCTCTCTCCCTCCTGGCGGCGGCCTCCGTGTCCTCGACGCCATGTGCGGCTGCGGCGTCCGCTCCCTCCGCTACCTCGCCCAGGCCGGTGCCGCCTTCGTCTGGGCCAACGACGCCTCCGAGGGCTGCCGCCCCCTCATCCTCTCCAACCTCTCCGGCCACCCCCGGGTCTCGCCCCAGGGCGACCGCAGCTGGGTCGTCACCCACCTCGACGCCAACAGGGTGCTCGCGGAGAACTACCTCCGCAAGGAGTTCTTCGATCTCGTGGACGTCGATTGCTTCGGGAGCGACTCCTCCTTCATGAGACTGGCAATTGCCACTATCAGGAAGGGAGGATTGCTGTACGTCACCTCCACCGATGGGTACTCGTCGGGAGGGCATCGCCCTCATTG TTCTTTGGCTTCATACGGAGCATATGTTCGCCCAATGCCATTTTCGAATGAGGTTGGTTTACGGATGCTTATAGGTGGTGCTTTACGGGAAGCAGCTGCTTTGGGCTATCATATATCAccacttttctctttttattcaTATCATGGACCTGTATTCCGAGTAATGTTGCAAGTGGATCGCGGACAGCTCCATGAAAAAAG CCGATATGGTTTCTTAAGCTACTGCCATGGTTGCGGAAATTCTCAAACATTTTCTTGGGAAGAACTTGGCCAAATTTCATGTGCATGCAGAAAAGGCGAG aTTTCCAAATCTGTTGTTGTCTCAGGCCCTCTCTGGACTGGTCCTCTCCATGATGTAACTCATGTGACTGACATGTTACAATTAGCTACGGAGTGGGGATGGGCATGCACTAACCGGAACGAGGTTGATTTGGAGAAACTTCTAAACCAAATGATAGAGGAAGGGGACCCTCGACTACCTCCTGGATACATCAAACTTGACGAG ATTGCTAGCCGAGGGAAAATGAATTCTCCTCCTCTTAGTACCCTGATTAACACACTACAAGAG GAAGGTTATGTGGCTTCGAGGTCCCATATCGCGCCCAATGCAATCAAGACGAATTGCCCGATCACTGAATGTATTCAGTTTGCTCGCAGACTTCGATGCAGCACGAGCAACAGAAG GCCTCATACAACAAAATGGATCATGTAA
- the LOC135623212 gene encoding transcription factor RF2b-like translates to MKRKPEMQARGPDPPPSPNPIPDHRNLPSNESPVAPAPLPAEAAGAPPSMFPVPHHRRARSELAFRLPDDLDLRGAVPVDEIGSEDDLFCTFMDIDKIGCKLEASGSGSEGGGDCTDRTAESSGCAEEAKPRHRHSVSVDGSSMTSSATMRTEGLSGEVMETKKAMTPEQLAELAVIDPKRAKRILANRQSAARSKERKAYYISELERKVKTLQTEATTLSAQLTLLQRDTAGLSAENTELKLQLQAMELQAQLRDALSEALKQEVQRLKIATGEVSKPDESCNIGQHSAPYSSSFFTLPQQQPIHLQAIQFQPQFQHLQPGLLNQHMISHPNDLPQVMQQHPLGRLQGLDINNGAHMVKSESSTVSVSESSSTF, encoded by the exons ATGAAGAGGAAGCCGGAGATGCAAGCGAGGGGCCCCGATCCGCCACCCTCTCCCAACCCTATCCCCGACCACCGCAATCTCCCCTCCAATGAGTCCCCGGTAGCACCGGCGCCGCTTCCGGCGGAGGCCGCCGGAGCTCCCCCATCCATGTTCCCCGTTCCCCACCACCGCCGGGCCAGATCTGAACTCGCATTCCGCCTTCCGGACGACCTCGACCTCCGCGGCGCCGTTCCGGTCGACGAGATCGGCTCCGAGGACGACCTCTTCTGCACTTTCATGGACATCGACAAGATCGGGTGCAAGCTCGAGGCGAGCGGATCCGGGTCGGAGGGCGGCGGGGACTGCACGGATCGGACGGCGGAGAGCTCTGGGTGCGCCGAGGAGGCGAAGCCCAGGCATCGACATAGCGTTTCGGTGGACGGGTCGTCAATGACGTCTTCGGCGACGATGAGGACGGAAGGGCTGTCGGGAGAGGTGATGGAAACAAAGAAGGCGATGACGCCGGAGCAGCTTGCGGAGCTGGCCGTCATTGACCCTAAGCGAGCCAAAAG AATTCTAGCTAATCGGCAATCTGCAGCTCGATCCAAAGAAAGAAAGGCTTATTATATATCAGAACTTGAGAGGAAAGTTAAGACCCTCCAAACTGAAGCTACAACTCTCTCTGCACAACTTACTCTACTTCAG AGAGACACAGCTGGACTCTCTGCAGAAAACACTGAGCTTAAGCTACAGTTACAAGCAATGGAACTACAAGCACAATTACGTGATG CGCTGAGTGAGGCACTAAAGCAGGAAGTCCAAAGACTAAAGATTGCGACGGGTGAAGTATCAAAACCTGATGAATCTTGCAACATTGGACAGCATAGCGCACCGTATAGCTCATCGTTCTTCACACTTCCACAGCAACAGCCGATCCACCTTCAAGCAATCCAGTTTCAGCCCCAGTTCCAGCATTTGCAGCCTGGTCTCTTAAACCAACACATGATTAGTCACCCCAATGACCTTCCCCAAGTGATGCAGCAACATCCTCTTGGAAGGCTTCAGGGATTGGATATCAACAACGGTGCCCATATGGTGAAATCAGAGAGTTCCACCGTTTCGGTCAGTGAAAGCAGCAGTACCTTCTAA